The following coding sequences lie in one Methanothermobacter sp. MT-2 genomic window:
- a CDS encoding F420-reducing hydrogenase, subunit alpha — protein MSERIVISPTSRQEGHAELVLEVDDEGIVTKGRYFSITPVRGLEKMLLGKAPETAPVFTQRICGVCPIPHTLASTEAVEDSLDIEPPKAAKLLRELTLAAHHVNSHAIHHFLIAQDFVPENLMKTAIESVSEIRKNAQYVVDMVAGEGIHPSDVRIGGMADNITELARKRLYARLKQLKPKVNEHVELIISLVEEKGLPEGLGAHNQPTLATHQIYGDRTKFDLDRFTEVMPESWYDDPEIGKRACSTIPLYDGRSVEVGPRARFVEFQGFKERGVVAQHVARALEMKTALSRAIDILDELDTSAPVMADFDIRGTGKLGVGAIEAPRGMDVHLAQVADGKIQFYSALVPTTWNIPTMGPATEGFHYDYAPHVIRAYDPCLSCATHLMVIDDEDKTPIKSEMVRI, from the coding sequence TTGAGCGAAAGGATTGTTATATCGCCGACCAGCCGACAGGAAGGCCACGCAGAACTTGTCCTGGAAGTCGATGATGAAGGGATTGTGACAAAGGGGCGATACTTCAGTATTACTCCTGTTAGGGGTCTTGAAAAGATGCTACTCGGAAAGGCCCCAGAAACAGCACCAGTATTCACACAGAGAATCTGTGGAGTCTGTCCCATACCCCACACCTTAGCATCAACCGAAGCAGTAGAAGACTCACTCGACATCGAACCCCCAAAAGCCGCTAAGCTGCTGCGAGAATTAACATTAGCCGCACACCACGTAAACAGCCACGCAATACACCACTTCCTCATAGCACAAGACTTCGTCCCAGAAAACCTCATGAAAACAGCAATAGAATCAGTATCAGAAATAAGGAAAAACGCCCAATACGTAGTAGACATGGTCGCAGGAGAAGGCATACACCCCTCAGACGTCAGAATAGGGGGAATGGCCGACAACATAACAGAACTCGCAAGAAAAAGATTATACGCAAGACTAAAACAACTCAAACCAAAAGTAAACGAACACGTAGAACTCATAATAAGCCTAGTCGAAGAAAAAGGACTACCAGAAGGACTAGGCGCACACAACCAACCAACACTAGCAACACACCAAATATATGGTGACAGAACAAAATTCGACCTAGACAGATTCACAGAAGTCATGCCAGAAAGCTGGTACGACGACCCAGAAATAGGAAAAAGAGCATGCTCAACAATACCCCTATACGATGGAAGAAGCGTAGAGGTAGGGCCAAGAGCAAGATTCGTAGAATTCCAAGGCTTCAAAGAAAGAGGAGTTGTAGCACAACACGTAGCCAGAGCCCTTGAAATGAAAACAGCACTCTCAAGAGCCATCGACATATTAGATGAGCTTGACACATCAGCACCCGTAATGGCAGACTTCGACATAAGAGGAACAGGAAAATTAGGAGTCGGTGCAATAGAAGCTCCAAGAGGAATGGACGTTCACCTAGCCCAAGTAGCCGATGGCAAAATACAATTCTACAGTGCCCTTGTCCCAACAACATGGAACATACCAACAATGGGACCCGCAACAGAAGGCTTCCATTATGACTATGCACCACATGTCATACGGGCATATGACCCATGTCTATCATGTGCAACCCACCTAATGGTCATCGATGACGAAGATAAAACTCCTATAAAAAGTGAAATGGTCAGGATCTAA